The genomic stretch ttaaaaaagatAAGTGTAAAAGTTAAATTTCCATTGAAACCTGTCAGCTGTTGGGTGAGGTACGTGAATAAACCAGACATTGTTTCTGGGAAGACACACTGCAGTTGTCAGTCTTAATGCACAACAAACATAATCTGTTGATAGAGCAATACAAGAAAACAAGTATTTCTCACATTATAGAAAACTACATCTTCATCACTATTttgatccaaactcactcctttATTCCTTCCAGGAGCCGAAAGTCCAGATTGTCCTCATTGCGGTCGAAGTAACCCTTGTTGTTGGTGAAGACCAGGTGCCTAGGGTTGTGATTCCTGTGGATGATGTTTGCCAGTTGTATGTGGTCCTGTTTACCACATTCAGTATGGTGGCCcagtccaacacacacatcCTCCTGCCGGGGCCTGAACCCACAACAGCTCTGATCCAGACGGTTGTGAATCTGAAAAAGAGGGCTCATATTTCTTAAGAGAATAGTTGAAGTATTAAAAATATAGTACAATCACAGTTGGGACTGACATTTATGGATTTTCAGGTtggtatttttttatgtgtttgaccCTGGCAAGCacagcagggttttttttgcccTGAATATATTTATCTTGCCAGTGACTGGCTCCCAGTTAATTACCCCATTGACTACATAATTGTTTTATTACAAGCTAAAGAAATTGACATGGTTTGGCAaagaaaacactaaataaatcCAGCAGGTGCCTCTTTGGCTCAAGTGCTTCTGGTTTATTTGATTAGATATCGACATAAATTAGAGCCCCGGACGGCTGAGTGACATGATTGCACAGGGGACTTTCTTAAGCCAATCAGACAACACCTCCTCTTGCATGAATCCTGTTTCCTCAAGGACTGGCAACCCATAACCCCAACTACACCTCTAACCCATCCATTTCTCTCAATGTGCTAAACCTTTTGATTTGCAGAGCATTTAGATGGTGTAAAACCAAGGATGCAGCATctgtatgtattatgtatgtaaTGTCTCTTATAGTTTTCAGCTTTCACCACCTGTTTGTGAAGCCTGAGGATGGGGGCGACTCGGGATGAGCATCCACCAaggcatgaattatgataaaaatgaatTGCCTCCAGGATACCTGTCCATCAAGCCAACAAACTTCAAAATAAAGATCATCTTTAACACTTACTATTTTCTTAAGGGAACAGAAACTCTTAGAATCACCACCAAAGGACTTATTATGAGCTATTGAGACTGTAGCTATTgagaaaatattgatttattatttctaGAAAGAGATGTTGGAGGTTTTCTCAGTCATGTCTATGAAGTAAGAGTTTCTTTAGAGCCTTGTTTGTGGCTGTTAGACAAACCACAGGACACTGGCTTCTGCATTCAACTCGGGTTGTTTTCACTTGGGCAGTTAACAGCCTGTGAAAGTCAGTTCAGGGCAAGACAGTGTCTCTCTGATATGACGTGAAACATTATGTTACTGCTTGATTATAGTCAGTTCATTTGTGCCTAAAAGTCTCACTCTATATGTTCCTTCATGATCAAGGGATGACTTGATGAATTCTCCGGAGATGTGTTCTCAATGCTAAAATTTGATCTGGAGATCCAAGCCTCCCACACAGGAAATAAGACATCTATTCAGCCAAGGGACAATTCCTCTGAGAATGTTTAGTAAACAGCTGTTGGAGCATATTGCTGATGTCGGACAAAGGGATGTTTGCAAAATGTCATCTATGAAGCATTTTTGGAATTCAGAGAAGGCCGGGGAGGGTTTAACAGCACAAAAGCAATCTGAAGAACAGTGAAACATTCAGAGAAATGTGGCACTTAGCAAATCTGGTGGTCTAAGTCGTCATTTTCAAATAGAGTTTTGTTACCTGTAACAAGAAATCAAACAGAGCCAGTTTGCTCCACTCATAGTGATGGATTGTGGAGCAGCCGGATTCTGGTTTTGGGATGCTGTTTTTATGCCAACACCTTTGTCTCAGGGAGCTCTGGTACTCCCCCCATGTTAACCTCACGGTGGACCAGCCTGCTGCGAGGCCTTCTGGGTAAAGCGAGGGATCCCATGACACCACTGGACTGGGCTGGCCGTCTAAAGAGGGAGGATAGAAGGACTATACTGTATGATCAGGTTTCAGCAACTGttgagtctctgtgtgtttttaacttaTCACTATCCAGGAAAAGCCTGCTGAGCAATGCAGACACTTTATCAGCTGTGCACTCATTGACATTCATTTGGTtttaacacatacacatcagTGAGCTGCCCAGTATAACTTCATCCTTCTACCTTTGGTAATTGAACAGATCAACAAAAGCTGTTTGCGGatgccttgctcaaaggcactTTCACTGTATAACTGTAATTGTGGAAGAGTAGAGACTGTTTTTTCCCAGAGAGTCCAGCAAATGTTGACCTACATTTACTGAATGTAGCTACCACAGCTCAATATGCTTGGTGATGGTTGGGGCTGTTAAATGAaggatgttttcattttcaaacaacacacaaaatgtattGCAACATTTTCTTTGGCACCTGATGCGAGACTCCAAGGCAACAAAAAGCTAAACAAACAAAGGATTTCACTATTCAGGATGCAAATCTGGACTAAAATCCTCTTTGTGGTTGTCAATAGTACATTTATAAATATCTTATActttcattttacacaacacTCATTTTGAAACTGTTTGATCAAACCACtaacaaacaaaccacaaataATCACCTCCTGTATGCCCCCTAATACCTTTGGAAGAGTTCATTACATACGTGTGCTGTCATTATCACAGTTTCAGCAAAGTGGAAGTGTGAATTCAGAACTTTATGTGCAGCAATAACTATCTATTTAACTACCCTGTGGAATTATATTACATTGTATCACATGCTTTTAGGGACTTTAACATATAGAGCAGCTTTTGTACTTCAATCTGATATCAagactatttttttctgtcactaagattagaaaatgaaagcCCATTGGGGGTGCTGTCACCCCATGACTCAGGTCAGGTATAAAAAGAATGAGGATTCCCTCAGTCTCATGCCTCTTTTGACTATGACCTGCCTTACTACAGTGCTATTTTAGCTATGGAAACATGTGGACTaatggacatacagtatgtctggaCTGGCTCCTGTCTCAATCTGGTCTCCTAGGAACTAAGTCTGAGTCATGTGGTCTTAACAACAGTCCTGCCGACACTCTTTTATCAAGAACAGTGTGCAGGtggagctctctctctctctctctttcgctctctctctctctctgttcatcaCTGGCGTGCAGTTTTACACAGGAATGATTCATCATTCGTTGCAATGAAACACATTTGTATGtcagataataaaacaatttgtcTTTGTGAGGTTTGACCTACCTTGTAAAAATCTGAACTTTCTGCTGACGGCTGGCAACGTCCTATTTAGCCCCAGCACCCTGTCCAAATGGAAAGCAAACACCTCAGTGGTGTCCACGGGACTGTTAATAACTCCACACTGTCCCTCGCATACATTGTTccgttttgtgtgtttttgggtgGACGGTGAAACGTCTGTCTCACCCTCAAATATCAGAAGTGATTGGGAGTCTCCACGAGAAACTTCTTTGATGCGCAAAACTTTGGCATCCGCAAGAAAGCGCATGGCTTTGACGTCCTGTGCGCTGAACCATGGCGGTGCCCGCTGACTGTAGATTCGGATAGAGCTCACATGAGAGTCTGCCTCTGCATCGACTTGTGCTTTGTGGATAATAACCACAGATTTATAATCTACATCACTGGTTTCTCTCCAAGAAGTCTTGGGTGCAAAGTTCTGCTTAATTAGGCCCGAGTCTCGCTCCAAAATGGCAAGTTTGTTCTGCGTAAAAGATGAATTAGGCGATTTATTTCTTTTGACTTTTCTCCTCAGTTTTGGTCTGATTGTACCTCGAATAATTGCTGGTTTCAGACGCTTCGACCTGAGTGTTATGTACACCACGTTGGACCGGGTTGGCACCACAAAACTCGCACCGGTCTGTAAATCCACAGAGTCTGGCAGAACATCACTAATCCCCAAATTATACAATCCGCGGGTGTGTCGGTACTTGTCTCTATCAGTCCTTCTGTCCCGGTGCTGCCGCGAATATCCAATTTGTGAgaccataaaaaacaaataaacaacacataCGCTCGCAAATATTAAACTCCTTTTTGAAAGAGGGCACCTCCAAAAGCTGCTGGTCAATCTTAAAAAAGAGAAGCACAGCCAGTGAAAGCGAGACTTCCCCATTAGAACTTATGTTATTATCATGGTTGAGTGTCTTTTGCGCCAAACTCAAACCAGGAGGAGCGCAAAACTTCCGAAACTCATTTTGGAAGGGAGGATTTGTGGCCATATAGTGCACGGAGACAACTGCGCAGTGGATGGGTGGGAAACCAACCTCCAAACCAACATGAAGCAACTTGAACTTTAcaagtttttttcccctttttttccctttcacaTACAGACCGGACCAACGGTAATATGCATAATTACTGAAGGGACCTTATGATTCTGTTCAATTCAGAGCCCATGTCAGCATACATTATAAACACCACATTTGATTGAATCTCACAAAGCAAGGGATTTCCGTGTAAACACAGcttgaaaaaaataagataaaaaaagcttttaagttctaaataaagagaaacaaaagcagTCCAATACCATGTTTGGATGGTCTATCTATCAGCAcaatttaaagatgaaaatgtcaATGAGTGCTAACATTTTATAAGaattattggacaaattaatatatataagAATGTTTTAGACTTCATGGGAATATTATTTGATCAAATTTAAACCCAGTCTAGGAAGTAAGATTAGATTAGATCCATTATACATCCATGCGTTTGAAGCGACATCTGCTGGTCTATTTCCTTA from Thunnus thynnus chromosome 9, fThuThy2.1, whole genome shotgun sequence encodes the following:
- the gask1b gene encoding Golgi-associated kinase 1B, with translation MGKSRFHWLCFSFLRLTSSFWRCPLSKRSLIFASVCVVYLFFMVSQIGYSRQHRDRRTDRDKYRHTRGLYNLGISDVLPDSVDLQTGASFVVPTRSNVVYITLRSKRLKPAIIRGTIRPKLRRKVKRNKSPNSSFTQNKLAILERDSGLIKQNFAPKTSWRETSDVDYKSVVIIHKAQVDAEADSHVSSIRIYSQRAPPWFSAQDVKAMRFLADAKVLRIKEVSRGDSQSLLIFEGETDVSPSTQKHTKRNNVCEGQCGVINSPVDTTEVFAFHLDRVLGLNRTLPAVSRKFRFLQDGQPSPVVSWDPSLYPEGLAAGWSTVRLTWGEYQSSLRQRCWHKNSIPKPESGCSTIHHYEWSKLALFDFLLQIHNRLDQSCCGFRPRQEDVCVGLGHHTECGKQDHIQLANIIHRNHNPRHLVFTNNKGYFDRNEDNLDFRLLEGIKELPEQAVSVLKSRRLREKLLQSLFLDQTYWESQGSRQGIDKLIDVIERRAKVLLTYINAHGIKVIPMNV